The DNA segment CGGACGTACGGGCGCCGTAGACGGTACGGGTGTAGACGTCGCAGCCCTGCCCGTTGAAGCCGAAGGGGTGGCCGGCCTGCGAGCCCTCCTGGGCCTTGGCGAGGTCGCACTTGAGCGGGCTGCCGGAGGCGATCAGCGAGGGCCACAGGGAGATGACGACCAGGAAGAGGATCACCAGGGAGGAGACGACGAAGACGGGGTTGCGGCGCAGGTCGCGCCAGGCGTCGGACCACAGGGAGCGCGGTCTGTCCTGCGGGCCGGTGCCGTCGGGGCCGGCCGGGGGCTTCTCGAGGGTCTCGGCCTCGTCGACGCCCAGGTCCATGGTGCCGCCCATGCCGGTCCCGGCGACGGCGCGGTCGGGGTCGAAGCGCGGTTCAGGCATAGCGGATCCTCGGGTCGAGAACAGCGTACAGAAGATCGACGACGAGGTTGGCGACCAGGAAGACCAGCACGAGGACGGTCACGAAGCCGACGACGGTCTGGGTGTTCTGCCGCAGGATGCCCTGGTAGATCTGGTAGCCGACGCCGTGGATGTTGAAGATCCGCTCGGTGACGATCGCGCCGCCCATGAGGAAGCCGATGTCCGCGCCGATGAAGGTGACCACCGGGATGAGGGAGTTGCGCAGCAGGTGCCGGGTGATCACCCGGCTCCGGGGCAGCCCCTTGGCGATGGCGGTGCGGACGTAGTCGGAGCGCCGGTTCTCGGCGATGGAGGTGCGGGTCAGCCGGGTGACGTAGGCGAGGGAGACGGAGGCCAGCACCAGGCCGGGCAGGATCAGCTCGTCGAACGGGGCCTCGGAGGACACCGACGGCCTGATCCACCCCCACTTCACCCCCAGCAGCAACTGGAGCAGCAGGCCGGTGACGAAGGTGGGAACGGAGATCACGACGAGGGTGAGCAGCAGGACGCCGGTGTCGACGGGCCGCCCCCGGCGCAGTCCGGTGACCACGCCGAGGGCGATGCCGACGACGATCTCGAAGAGGATCGCGATCAGCGTGAGCCGGATGGTGACGGGGAACGCGGTCGCCATCAGCTCGGTGACCTCCTGGCCGTTGAACGCCGTGCCGAAGTCGCCGGTGAACAGATTCCCCATGTAGGTCAGGTACTGCTGCCAGACGGGCTTGTCGAGGCCGAACTCCCTCTCCAGTTGGGCGGCCGTCGCCGGGTCGCAGCGCCGCTCGCCGCAGAGCCCGGCGATGGGGTCGCCCATCACGTTCACCATGAGGAAGATCAGCAGCGTGGCCCCGATGAACACCGGGATCATCTGGAGCAGCCGCCGGACGACGTAGCGTCCCACGGCGGGTCAGCTCACCTTGATCTGTTCGTACACGGGGACGCTGAAGGGGTTGAGCTTCACGTCGGACAGCCGCTCGGACCAGCCCGCGCTGCCGTTCTGGTACCACAGCGGGATGGCGGCCATGTTGTCGCGGACGACCTCCTCGGCCTGCTGGAACAGGCCGACGGCCTTGGCCGTGTCGGTCTCCTGGTTGGCCTGGTCGACGAATTCGTCGAAGTCGTTGTTGGACCACTTGCCGTCGTTGGAGGAGGCGTTGGTGTAGTAGAGCGGCTGGAGGAAGTTCTGGATGAGCGGGTAGTCCATCTGCCAGCCGGCGCGGAAGGGGCCGCTCATCTTCTGCTGGGTGATCTGGCTGCGGAAGTCCGCGAAGGTGCCGACCGGGTTGCCGGTGCAGGCGCGCTCGTTGTCCAGCGCGTTGTTGACGGAGTTGCAGACGGCGTCGACCCAGTCCTTGTGGGAGCCGGTGTCGGCGTTGTAGGTGATGGTGACCCTGCCGCCGGGCAGGCCGCCGCCCTCCTCGATGAGCTGCTTCGCCTCGTCGGGCCTGTACTCGCACCCCTCACCGCACAGGCCCTCCTGGAAGCCGCCGTCCTCGCCGAGGACCGGGGAGGTCCAGTCGGTGGCGGGGGTGCGGGTCCTCGCGAAGATGGTCTCGGTGATCTGGTCGCGGTCGATCGCCATGGACAGGCCCTTGCGGACCTTCTCCGAGCCGGACCTGTTCCAGTTCTCGTCGTAGTACGGGAAGGCGAGGGTCTGGATGATGCCGGCGGGGGTGTTGAGGTAGCGGTCGCCCAGGTCGCTCTCGACGTTCTTCAGCTGGGAGGCGGGGACGTCGTCGACCAGGTCGAGGTTTCCGGCGATGAGATCGGTGTAGGCGGTGTTGTTGTCGGTGTAGACCTTGAGGTCGACACCGCCGTTCTGCGCCGCGTCGTCGCCGGGGTAGTCCTCCCAGGTCCGCAGGGACATCTGCGAGCCCTTGGTGTACGTGTCCACGGCGTACGGGCCGTTGCCGACCGGCTTGGCGACCCAGGCCTCGTGGTCGTCGAAGAAGGCCTGGGGCAGCGGGGCGAAGGCGGCGTAGCCGAGGGTGTCGGGGAAGGTCGAGAACTTCTGGGAGAGCTTGACGGTGAAGGTCAGTTCGTCGACGACCTCGAGCCCGGAGAGTGTGTCGGCGCTCTGCTCGCCACCGTCCTCGGGGTGGGTCCGGTCGTAGCCCTCGATGTAACCGAAGAAGTAGGCGTTGCGCTGGTTGTTCCGCAGGCTCGCGCCGTAGTTCCAGGCGTCCACGAAGGACTTGGCGGTGACCTTCTCGCCGTTGCTGAAGGTCCAGCCGTCCTTGACCTTGACGGTGAAGTTCTGCGAGTCCGTGGTCTCGATGGACTCGGCGAGCATGTCCTGGGCCTCGCCGGTCTCCGGGTGGTAGCGCTTGAGACCCCGGAAGATCATGTCGAGGACCTTGCCGCCCTGCACCTCGTTGGTGTTGGCCGGCTCCAGCGGGTTCTGCGGGTCCCCCCAGGAGGCGCTCAGCACCGCACCGGCGTCCCCGCTGCCGCCCCCGCCGTCCCCACCCCCGCAGGCCGTCGCCGTGAGGGCGGCCGCCACCGCGCAGACGATCCATTGGGCGTGCGTCGCTCCGCGCATGGAGTGCCTCCTCGTACGTGCGCCGTGGCGCGCTGGTGCTTTACGTCAATATCGGCGCAAAGGGTGCGTCACGCACATGCGCGACACCCGTACGGGCGCGGCTCCTCCCGTATACACCCGTCCGGCGGTGCACACGGGAGGAGAGATGACGGGGGATGACACGAGGCGGTGCCAGAAGGCGCGGGGCGGAGGGAAAAGACCGGCACCCGGCACCCCTCTGTACGGGGTACCGGGTGCCGTCGGCGGGCCGGGCCGTCGTCGCGGACGGCGGCCCGGACGTCAGGCCTTCTCGACGGCGGAGTCGGCGGAGTGGACGTCCTCCTCCAGGGCCGCGAGCGCCGGGTCCATGACGATCTCCTCGCCACGGGCCAGGATGGTCGGCTCCTCCGGGAAGTGGCAGGCGGTCAGGTGCCCCGGCCTGCTGCCGGAGATCTGGACCAGCGGCGGCTCCTCGGTCGCGCACTTGTCCTGCGCCTTCCAGCACCGCGTGCGGAACCGGCAGCCGGAGGGCGGCGAGATCGGCGAGGGCACGTCGCCCTGCAGGCGGATGCGCTCCCGCTTGACCGCGTCGATGTCCACCTCGGGCACGGCCGACAGCAACGCGTGCGTGTAGGGGTGCCGGGGCCGGTTGTAGAGCGAGTCGCGGTCCGCGATCTCCACGATCTTGCCCAGGTACATCACCGCGACGCGCTGCGAGAAGTGCCGCACGATCGCCAGGTCGTGGGCGATGAAGACGAACGCGATCCCCATCTCCCGCTGCACCTTCTGCAGCAGGTTGATCACCTGGGCCTGGATCGACACGTCGAGGGCCGAGACCGGCTCGTCGGCGACGATCAGCTTCGGCTCCAGGGCGACGGCACGCGCGACGCCGATGCGCTGGCGCTGGCCGCCGGAGAACTCGTGCGGGAAGCGGTTGTAGTGCTCCGGGTTGAGACCGACGATCTCCAGGAGCTCCCGGACGCGCTTCTCGCGGCCTCCGGGCGGGTTGATCCCGTTGATCTCCATCGGGCCCGAGATGATCGTGCCCACGGTCTGGCGCGGGTTCAGCGCCGTGTACGGGTCCTGGAAGATCATCTGGATCTCGGACCTGATCGGCGCCAGCTTGGCCCGGCTCGCGTGGCTGATGTCCTGGCCCTTGTACGCGATGGTGCCCTCGGTGGGCTCGTACAGACGGGTCAGCAGCCGGCCGGTGGTCGACTTGCCGCAGCCGGACTCGCCGACGAGGCCGAGGCTCTCCCCGGGGAAGACCTCGAAATCGACGCCGTCGACGGCCTTGACCGCGCCGACGGTACGCCGGATCGGGAAGCCGCCCTTGATCGGGAAGTACTTCCTCAGGCCCTTGACCTGCAGAAGCGGTGCGGCGTCGTCGTCCCGCTGCTGCGGGACCTCGTCGGCGACCGCCGTGGTCGTCTTGGTTGTGTCGCTCATGGTGATGCCCCAGTCGCCGGTTTCAGCTCAGCCCAGCCGGGGCTGAATCTTGTCGATGAACACCTGCTGCCGCTGTTCCACCGTCAGGTGGCAGGCGGCCGCTCGCCCCGGGGCGAGCTCAGGCCGCTCGCCCGGGCAGCGGCTGCCGGAAACCAGGTCGGTGAAGCCGCACCGCGGGTGGAAAGCGCACCCCGAGGGCGGGTTGAGCAGCGACGGCGGCGATCCGGGAATCGGCATCAGCGGCTCGTCCACGTCGGAGGTGAGCCGCGGCATCGACCCCAGCAGACCCCAGGTGTACGGGTGCTGCGGCTCCTTGAGCACCTCGCGCGCCGTGCCGCGTTCGACGGCGCGGCCGGCGTACATCACCAGGATGTCGTCGGCCATGTTGCCGACCACGCCCAGGTCGTGGGTGATCATGATGATCGCGGAACCGAACTCCTGCTGGAGGTCCTTGAGCAGGTCGAGGATCTGCGCCTGCACCGTCACGTCGAGCGCCGTGGTCGGCTCGTCGGCGATGAGCAGGTCGGGGTTGCAGGAGAGCGACATGGCGATCATGGCGCGCTGGCGCATACCGCCGGAGAACTGGTGCGGGTAGTCGTCGACCCGCTGCCTCGGGTGCGGGATGCCGACCTTCTCCAGCAGGTCGATGGCACGTTCCCGGGCGTCCTTCTTGGAGGCGCCGGTGTGCTTCATGAACGGCTCGGCGATCTGGCGGCCGACCGTGTAGTACGGCGACAGCGCGGTGAGCGCGTCCTGGAAGATCATCGCCATCTTCTTGCCGCGCAGCGTCTCCAGCTGCTTCTCACTGGCGTCGGTCAGCTCCTGACCGTCCAGCTTGATCGACCCCTCGATGGCGGTCTTCCTGCGGTTGTGCAGGCCGAGGACGGCCAGGTTGGTCACCGACTTGCCGGAGCCGGACTCGCCCACGATGCCGAGGGTCCTGCCGCGCTCCAGGCCGAAGGAGAGGCCGTCCACCGCCTTGACGATGCCGTCGTCGGTGGAGAAGTGGACCTTGAGGTCACGCACCGAGAGAAAGGCTTCCCCCGCGGCGGGGGCCGCGTCCTCGTCGGGCTTGGTCAGAGTGGTCACGGTGGTTCTCCTAGGACAGACGCACGCGCGGGTCGATGACGGCGTACAGGGCGTCCACGATCAGGTTGAAGAGGATGATGAGGGCCGCGCTGAACAGCATGACGCCCATCAGCATCGGCAGGTCCTTGTTGATGACGGAGTCCAGCGCGAGCCGGCCGAGACCGGCCAGACTGAAGGTCTTCTCCGTCACCATTCCGCCGGCCAGCAGCGAGGCCAGGTCGATGCCGAGGATGGTGATGATGGGGATGAGGGATCCGCGCCAGGCATACCGCATGAAGACGTAGTTGCCCGACATGCCCTTGGCGCGGGCCGCCTTCACATGCTCTTCCTGGAGCTGCTCGACCATCGAGGAACGGCTCATACGGGTGTACTGGGCGGTGAAGATGGTCGCCATGACCACCCAGGGGATCAGCAGGCCCATGAACCAGCCGCCGGGGTCCTCGGAGAACGGCACGTACCTCGGCTTGTCGAGCCAGCCGGTGCTGTAGACGAAGGCGAGCATCACGAGCGGGCCGAGGAAGTAGATCTGCAGCGAGCTGAGGACCAGCGAACCACTGCTGAAGGTCTTGTCCAGCCAGGTGCCGCGGAACTTGGCGGCCAGCAGACCGGCGCCGAGACCGACGATGAGGAAGACCACCAGACCGCCGACGGTCAGCGAGAGGGTGAGCGGGAGGCGATCCATGATCGTGTCCCAGACGTTCTGGTTGTTGGCGAAGGAGACGCCGAAGCAGGGGGCGTCGCAGTGGCCGACGGCGAAGTCCCGGCCGGTGAAGATGCCGGTGAGGAAGATCCAGTACTGGACGGTGACCGGCTTGTCGAGGCCCAGGTTCTTGTGGATGATCTCCAGCGCGTCCGGGGTGCAGTTCTTGCCACAGGCCAGCAGGGCCGGGTCCTGCGGGATCGCGAAGAACATGAAGAACGTGAACGCACTGATCAACAGCAGAATCAGCGCCGCGCCGAATGTCCGGCGAATGAGGAATTGAAGCATGGCAGAAGGCTGCTCTCAGGACGGCGGCAATCGGATGGGCGGTCGGGACGAGATCCGGGCCCCGGTGGTGGGCGCTCCGCCGCGCGCCCACCACCGGTTTCCCTACGAGCCGGCTACTACTGCTTCAGGAAGACCCGCGTGACGTCCACGTAGCTCGAGTCCGAGCTGTAGCGGATGCCGCCGACGTTCGAGCCGAAGATCTGGAAGACCTTGGTGTAGTACATCGGGGCGGCCGGGTTGACCTCGTCCGAGATGTACTCGTTCAGCTCGGCCCAGGCCTTGGTGGCCTCTTCGGTGTCGGTGATCTTCTGGATGCGCGCGATCTCGGAGTTCACGTGGTCGTCGTTGATGTGCGCGTAGTTCGACGCACCGTCCTGGATCTGCGTGCCGTCGTACAGCGGCGGGAAGACGGTGCTGGCGGACGGCCAGTCCTGACCCCAGCCGGTCATGTACAGGTCGAGGCCGTTGTCGACCTTGCCGATCTGCTCGTACCAGGTGGCGGCGTCGATCTCCTTCTTCTGGATGTCGAGACCGATCTTCTCCAGCGCGTCGGCGATCAGCACGGACTGCTGCTGACGGACCGGGCTGTTGGCGTAGGCGTAGACGAGCTTCTTGCCCGCGAAGCCGCCTTCCTCGATCAGCTTCTTGGCGGCCGCGATGTCACCGTTGGGCTTCTCGGCACGGTTGAACGGGTCGTAGGACTCGTCGTAGCCCGGGGTGGTGGGCGACATCAGCGAGTTGGCGACCTCACCGCCGTAGGCGCCGCCGTCGGCCTTGAAGACCGAGGTGGAGGGGATGGCCAGGGTGATCGCGTCACGGAGCTTCTTGTCCTTGACGCGGTCCATGTTGAAGTTGAGCTGCCACACGTAGGGCGCGTAGCCCTGGATCGTGCGGTTGTCCATGACCTCCTTGTCGCTCACGACCTTCTGCAGCTGCGTGGTGGCGACCTGCCCCGTGAACATCATCGCGTTCTTGGCCTCGCCCTGGTCGGCGAGCAGGGTCTTGGTCTGGTCCTCGTCATCGTGGTTCATCGAGATGTTGAAGCCGTCGACGTACTGGTGACGCACCGAGTCGGACTTCGCGTCCCACTGGTCGTTCTTGACCAGCTTCATGGACTTGCCCGGCTTGAAGTCGGCGATCTTGTACGGACCCGTGGCGACCGGGTCGGTGTCGTACTTCTCCTTGGTGTCCGACTCCTCGGGGACCACGGCGTAACCGGGCATGGTCAGCAGCTGCGGGAGGTCGGGCTGCGCGTCCTCGAAGTGGAAGACGACCGTCTTGTCGTCCGGCGTCTCCAGGACGTCGTCGGGCAGGTGCTTGCCCTTGAACGGACCCTCGTAGGCGTCGCGGTAGGTGGTACCGGCGCCGGACAGCCACTGCTGCAGGTAGGTCGGGCCGTCGGTGATGAAGGACGCGTACATGCGCTCGATCGAGTGGCGGATGTCCGCCGAGTTGATCGGGTCGCCGTTCTCGTCCTTGAGGTCGTCCTTGAGCGTGTACGTCCAGGTCTTGCCGCCGTCGGAGACCTTGCCCGCGTCGGTGGCGAGGTCGCCCACGACGGTCAGGTTGCCCTTGTCGTCCTCTTCGTACTGGGTCAGACCGCGGTAGATCAGGCGGCTGAGCAGCTTGCCGTCCGAGACGTAGATCTGGCCCGGGTCCAGGTGCGAGAAGTCCGACTCCTGGTAGACGACCGCGGTGCCGCCGGGCTTGGCGCCGGGGACCTCGGGGGCCGGACCGGTCGACGCCTCGACGTCACCGATCTGCACCGGCTTCGACTGGGCGGCGGCGTCCTCCTTCTGCTTGCTGGTGTCCTTGGCCGAGTTGCCGCCGTCGCCCCCGCCGCACGCGGTGAGGGTCAGGGCGCCGGCCGCCACCGCGACAATCGCGGCCGTAGCGGTGCGGTTTCGGAAGATGCTCATGGAGTCGAATCCACCTGCCTGTGAGTAGTGAGCGTGGTTGTTGCTGGCCGGAAGCGGGCCGGGTGGCACCGGAGCCGACCGGGGCAAGGATGAGG comes from the Streptomyces sp. KMM 9044 genome and includes:
- a CDS encoding ABC transporter ATP-binding protein; the encoded protein is MTTLTKPDEDAAPAAGEAFLSVRDLKVHFSTDDGIVKAVDGLSFGLERGRTLGIVGESGSGKSVTNLAVLGLHNRRKTAIEGSIKLDGQELTDASEKQLETLRGKKMAMIFQDALTALSPYYTVGRQIAEPFMKHTGASKKDARERAIDLLEKVGIPHPRQRVDDYPHQFSGGMRQRAMIAMSLSCNPDLLIADEPTTALDVTVQAQILDLLKDLQQEFGSAIIMITHDLGVVGNMADDILVMYAGRAVERGTAREVLKEPQHPYTWGLLGSMPRLTSDVDEPLMPIPGSPPSLLNPPSGCAFHPRCGFTDLVSGSRCPGERPELAPGRAAACHLTVEQRQQVFIDKIQPRLG
- a CDS encoding ABC transporter permease — protein: MGRYVVRRLLQMIPVFIGATLLIFLMVNVMGDPIAGLCGERRCDPATAAQLEREFGLDKPVWQQYLTYMGNLFTGDFGTAFNGQEVTELMATAFPVTIRLTLIAILFEIVVGIALGVVTGLRRGRPVDTGVLLLTLVVISVPTFVTGLLLQLLLGVKWGWIRPSVSSEAPFDELILPGLVLASVSLAYVTRLTRTSIAENRRSDYVRTAIAKGLPRSRVITRHLLRNSLIPVVTFIGADIGFLMGGAIVTERIFNIHGVGYQIYQGILRQNTQTVVGFVTVLVLVFLVANLVVDLLYAVLDPRIRYA
- a CDS encoding peptide ABC transporter substrate-binding protein yields the protein MRGATHAQWIVCAVAAALTATACGGGDGGGGSGDAGAVLSASWGDPQNPLEPANTNEVQGGKVLDMIFRGLKRYHPETGEAQDMLAESIETTDSQNFTVKVKDGWTFSNGEKVTAKSFVDAWNYGASLRNNQRNAYFFGYIEGYDRTHPEDGGEQSADTLSGLEVVDELTFTVKLSQKFSTFPDTLGYAAFAPLPQAFFDDHEAWVAKPVGNGPYAVDTYTKGSQMSLRTWEDYPGDDAAQNGGVDLKVYTDNNTAYTDLIAGNLDLVDDVPASQLKNVESDLGDRYLNTPAGIIQTLAFPYYDENWNRSGSEKVRKGLSMAIDRDQITETIFARTRTPATDWTSPVLGEDGGFQEGLCGEGCEYRPDEAKQLIEEGGGLPGGRVTITYNADTGSHKDWVDAVCNSVNNALDNERACTGNPVGTFADFRSQITQQKMSGPFRAGWQMDYPLIQNFLQPLYYTNASSNDGKWSNNDFDEFVDQANQETDTAKAVGLFQQAEEVVRDNMAAIPLWYQNGSAGWSERLSDVKLNPFSVPVYEQIKVS
- a CDS encoding ABC transporter permease; its protein translation is MLQFLIRRTFGAALILLLISAFTFFMFFAIPQDPALLACGKNCTPDALEIIHKNLGLDKPVTVQYWIFLTGIFTGRDFAVGHCDAPCFGVSFANNQNVWDTIMDRLPLTLSLTVGGLVVFLIVGLGAGLLAAKFRGTWLDKTFSSGSLVLSSLQIYFLGPLVMLAFVYSTGWLDKPRYVPFSEDPGGWFMGLLIPWVVMATIFTAQYTRMSRSSMVEQLQEEHVKAARAKGMSGNYVFMRYAWRGSLIPIITILGIDLASLLAGGMVTEKTFSLAGLGRLALDSVINKDLPMLMGVMLFSAALIILFNLIVDALYAVIDPRVRLS
- a CDS encoding ABC transporter substrate-binding protein, which codes for MSIFRNRTATAAIVAVAAGALTLTACGGGDGGNSAKDTSKQKEDAAAQSKPVQIGDVEASTGPAPEVPGAKPGGTAVVYQESDFSHLDPGQIYVSDGKLLSRLIYRGLTQYEEDDKGNLTVVGDLATDAGKVSDGGKTWTYTLKDDLKDENGDPINSADIRHSIERMYASFITDGPTYLQQWLSGAGTTYRDAYEGPFKGKHLPDDVLETPDDKTVVFHFEDAQPDLPQLLTMPGYAVVPEESDTKEKYDTDPVATGPYKIADFKPGKSMKLVKNDQWDAKSDSVRHQYVDGFNISMNHDDEDQTKTLLADQGEAKNAMMFTGQVATTQLQKVVSDKEVMDNRTIQGYAPYVWQLNFNMDRVKDKKLRDAITLAIPSTSVFKADGGAYGGEVANSLMSPTTPGYDESYDPFNRAEKPNGDIAAAKKLIEEGGFAGKKLVYAYANSPVRQQQSVLIADALEKIGLDIQKKEIDAATWYEQIGKVDNGLDLYMTGWGQDWPSASTVFPPLYDGTQIQDGASNYAHINDDHVNSEIARIQKITDTEEATKAWAELNEYISDEVNPAAPMYYTKVFQIFGSNVGGIRYSSDSSYVDVTRVFLKQ
- a CDS encoding ABC transporter ATP-binding protein is translated as MSDTTKTTTAVADEVPQQRDDDAAPLLQVKGLRKYFPIKGGFPIRRTVGAVKAVDGVDFEVFPGESLGLVGESGCGKSTTGRLLTRLYEPTEGTIAYKGQDISHASRAKLAPIRSEIQMIFQDPYTALNPRQTVGTIISGPMEINGINPPGGREKRVRELLEIVGLNPEHYNRFPHEFSGGQRQRIGVARAVALEPKLIVADEPVSALDVSIQAQVINLLQKVQREMGIAFVFIAHDLAIVRHFSQRVAVMYLGKIVEIADRDSLYNRPRHPYTHALLSAVPEVDIDAVKRERIRLQGDVPSPISPPSGCRFRTRCWKAQDKCATEEPPLVQISGSRPGHLTACHFPEEPTILARGEEIVMDPALAALEEDVHSADSAVEKA